In the genome of bacterium, the window TTTGAATTCTTTTGATAGCAGATTCCTCTGTAATAGGATTGAATTAATTATTGAGCAAAGTATTTCATAGCAAAATAATACGTCTTATCTGGATCATAGGTAATGAATGACGGATTATTTGGTTCCAGATTTCGTGAAGTATTATAGGAGCTTATCACTCCGGGGATATCTATGGTACAGCTCTGTTTGCTGCCTGGCTGATCAGGCTGAGGTTCGTTATCAATGTTGGCTGCGGCAAAAAAGGCTGTAAAGCTGGCAGGATCATATTGAAATTCCCGGGTTGCCTGGTTGAAACCCAGCCAGTCGACAATAGGTTTGTCTGAAAACTTTATCTGATAGGAAACCGCTCCATCAGGTACTGTCCAGGTCAAGGCGTAATTATTATTGCCATTGTTGACTACTTCAAGGTTATCGAGGTAATGCCAGGTATTCAAACCATACAGGTCTGCATACATCAGGTCCTGGGCAGGGTATGGGGTTGCAGCATTCAGCCCGCCTCCAAAAGCAAGGAGCTTTTTACCTCGCTCCAGGTATTTCACATCTCCCGTCTTGAGATATGCAAACCACATTGCTCTCGATGAGTCGAATTTACCCATTTCACCATCTACCCACTGGTTAGCACTGTGGATAAGATAGCGATTGAGATAGCCAAAATCAGTTCCCCCCGGCTCATCGAAGTAAAGCTCATGGTATATACACTGACTTACACCAAGGAGATAATCCTCCAGTTCCTCACTTCTCGGATAAGTCGTGTCACAGGTTTTCAGAACTCTTAATCCCTGCCAGACAGCATCCGGATGTATTGAGATAAAGAAAAACCTGAGATGCGGATTTTCCTCATTCGGCCACTCCCACACATAACCTCGCTCCGGGTTTCTTCCGGGCTTCGAATTTTCATCTCTTGAATCAAGAAGCATATCAGTCATTGATTCGAGTATAGACTTGAGCCGTTCATCCTGTGAAAATTCAAAACCCAGTGCTATAGTACTGTAATACCGGGAGTTGGAACGTGTATCTCCATCCTTTAACCTGATCGGGCCTTTTTTAATGAATTCTTCGAGGTAATCATGTATAGCCTCTTTTATTTCCTCGTTTCCGGTCAGGTAATAATATAACGGCATTGCCCACCAGTGGTTATGGCTATAATAATCGAAGTGGTTCTGCCCTCCACCTGCATTATAGGCGTCTGTTTCGACGATTGCATACCGATAATCAGATTTGATAATTGATTTTGAATAATCGAAATCATCTGTCCTTCGAATGGCGGAATCCGTGTTGAATAGCGTTTTCTGCAAGCCCCCCATATATCTTCCGCCAGCACCATTCTTTAAAAATGTAAATAAGCTGCAAGCAGGCACATCAGTTCCCTGTACACCGCTATACCAAAACGTTCTCCATACTAAGACCCCATTATTGCAATGAGACCACTCATCCTTGGGAATACCATATCTGGGCTGGCCAAAATTCCTCAGAAACCAGTCATCCATTGCTGTAGCGCTGACGAGCCCCTCCTGACCAAAAAGAGCCTTTGTTTTTCCATAGTAGTTGATGGATGCTCTTCCTACGAGCGGCTGTTCTATGCGGTAAAGAGCTGTCAGGTTATCGATTGGATCGGTATGGAAGTCAAACAGAATTTCCCGTGTCTCATGCGTTCCCCATCCCATAACGATGTCCTTTTTCGAGTTGTATCTGGAGAATACTCCGACTTCTACATTGCCCTGAGAGGTAAATGTAATACTCGACGGCCAATAACTCGACATGTATTTCATGGCTATCGATAATCCGATGTTACTCTGATCCTTGATTTCAGCAAAACCTCTCGTCCAATGGCTTGAATCACCCAGAGGGTTAAGAGTAGCTGAACCGTTTTTCAGTTCCAGCCCTCTTTGAATATAGTTAGTTCCCACATCACCAGCAGCCCTTTCCATTGGAGGATGAGGCCAACTGGTCGTGGCATCAAGTTTGTCGTTCTCAACCGTACTTCTCCGATGGGCTTCACTGAAGGCCTGAAACAGAGAGGCAGTATTATCAATGGTTCCAGAAACGATGCTGTCTCTGGTGGCAAACTCAAATTTTGGCCTGTCCCCAAGGTTCAGGGGAATAGATAACTGCATTTGAGAAAAGATCCTTGGCATCTGAGAATACTTGCCCGATTCATTGATATGTTTCTCTTCTTTCCCATGCCTCATGATTACATAAGTCTTCACGTAAGATTTATTCTTATAGAAATGGAACCGTATAGTATAATCCATTAACCGGTTACCCAAAGTGTCCTTAAATGAACCCATCGCCTTGACAACCGCTCTTACCGGCCCATTTTCTTCAATCACGGCTCCTGAATCAGCGTCATTTTTTGAATCATAGGTTTCATTCATCTTTAATGTATGAGTTGTGCCATCCAATAAGGTGTAAGTCCTGTTTTCATAACCTACCATAGACAAGCCTCCTGAATTATTGGGAAGGACAAGTCTTTTACCATTAACCACAACCTCGTCAAACAGGTTAAAATTTCGTTTCTTTAACCTGAATTGGGCCGGGCCGGTATCTATGATAATATAATCACCATTATCAGCGGCCAGGGCAGAGCCACCGGAATTGCCCGTTCCTTCAACCAGGTTGATAACTGCCAAATAGTCTTTTGGAACACTTATCTGGGTATCTACGAGCACCCATTTGAGGTTGCCATTTGGCCAATAGGCCAGAGGTCTGAACTGCTGGATGTTTGCACCACGCAACCCAAGTTGAGCAATGTCAGTAATTCCTGAATCCTCTGCCAGAGGAATTCCTACGGTCAGGGGTTCATTAATTCTGTCCATTCCCGGCATAGTACGTATTTTACCTGTCCGGGCACAGTAATCGCTGTCTTGAGTCAAGGCTTCATGAACAGTAATTGGAACATGCAAACCAGCAACCGGAGGATCACCGGGATCCTCATGACCCCCTGGATCACCCGGATTGCCGGGATCATCAGGGTTATTGGCGATGGTAAATGCCGTGGTCAGTCTGGTATAATTCCAGTTCTTATCATAGGAATAGGTATCCAGGTAGTACCGGCCATTTTCATATCGGGTTGTATCAATAAATAAGCTGTAAGAGGGGGTCCTGGCTATCTTTATCGACTTTGAAGTTTCTCCTTCTTTTGACCAGTAAAATTCTACCCTTTCAATGCCTGATTCATCGTGAGTTATTGCTTCTATGTTCAAATTTCCACTTTTTGTATCACCACTTTCTACACCAAAGATGTCCAGGCTGGGAGGGTCTGATTCGATGGTCCCAAGAATTTTGCCGGCACCGAGATCCATGGCTTTATATCCAACCGCATCGAAATAGGTACTGTGAGCCGAATCCCTCATGATTGAATTTTCGGATGGACGAAAAAGACCCGCTTCACAATAACGGGCCCCTTCATAGGGAGGAGTGTCGATCAAATCAGACCATTTTTCATTGCTAGGTTGATCATGGATATTCAGGGTACGCTTACTCAGACCATCGCATTTCCAGGCAGTAGCCGGAGTATGGTATTCATCGTCCAGTTTTCCAATGACATGGCCAAGTTCGTGAGCAAGAACAACATAACTACTAGAGTATTTATAGAGATGCACCGATGATTGGCCATAGCTTTCCTGACCATCGTAATTGTGCAAAACGATCAGGATATCACAGGGAGTCTGAGCGGCAAGAGAATTAATTTTTGCCTGATCAAGGTCCTGGCCCGATACCGGGGAATTGGCATCTATCATCCAGACATTAAACTTGGCATAGTTATTGACAAACCAATTAACGGTGAGTATTCTGCTAAGGTTTTCAGCTACCTTGGCTTCATATGTTTGCATCTCGTTTGACGTGAACCCCGATCCTATGAACGTCAAGTCAATGTGGGTCGAAGGGTCACCATTGTCAACTATTTTTGTGACTCCCTGGTTATCATACAGGCAGGCAGAAATGGACAACGCTGCAATCAGAAGACAAATCAAGAGAAGATAAGATTTTAGCTTGCTGGACATAATGTTTTCCTCACCCGGGGCTTCCTGAACCCTGTTCTCCCCCAACCCAGTGTTAATAAAATACTCCAAGTTGATAAAAACTCTCCTCTGCTGTTTATGAGAGATCTTTATACCCACATCGCAGAACTCAGGACAGAAATTGTTATTACATAGTTTACTTATTTTTTCAGTAGATTTCCAGTGGCAAGATATTTTTATCGTTTTCAGTTAACCTTATAGATATTCATTTCGTTATTTACAATACCTATAAATATAGTATAGACAGGCTCAGAAATCAAGTTAAAAATAATTATATTTATTTATATATGATCATTATTTACTTAACTGATCCTGTATCAGTAAGTATCTTCTAGTCAGAACAATCTGCCAGTGGTGTTTTGGCCCTCACCTTGCCGATGATGTTTTTCACATCATCGAGGATGTCTCTTGAAAAAATAGATATATACAATACGTAGAAAGCTGCACCGATCAGGATGTAGGTGGACATGCTGAGAATGGATACAGTATCTTTGAAGAGGGCAGTTTTTATCAGGGTGATGAAGATAAACATCAGGAGTGACCCGATCAGGGGCATGCTGACTACCTTAAAAAACCTGCTGAATGAGACGTCAACCTCTTTCAACACATGGTAGAGAAGGTAGCTGAATTCCAGCGGGTAGATAATCAGCCAGGAGAGGGCAACAGCGAGCAGGCCATACTGAATGGTAGCAAGGAAAGCCAGAGGCAACAGGGTGGCGCACAGCAGTGAATAGGTGAATAACTGCCTGGTTTTTCCAACGGATTTAAGAACAGTAAGTAACACACCGGTGTATGAGTAGGCGATCCCTAAAAGGCAGAATACTCTGAAAACAGGGAGACTGGGAAGCCATTTTGGCGTCATGACAATGACAAAAATTTCTTCGGAAATGGCAGACATACCCAGCAGGATAGGAAGGGAAAAGATTGAAATAAAATAGGTGAGCTTTAAGAAGTAATGCTGTAGATCTTCTCTGCTATCCTGAACTTTTGTGAATACCGGGTAGGTGACCTTATTAACTATTACAATGACCTTATCGATAGCTATTCTGGAGAAATCCATGGCCACTCCATAGTAACCCAGTGATTTCTCGCCAAGGAATTTGCCAATGATAATCGAATCGCTTTTTTGACAGACGTAATTCAGCAGGTGGTGGCCGGTTATGGGGATTCCGAATCTTAGGAGGTTATAGATCCTCGAAAAACTGAAATAAAGCTGCGGCTTCCAGCGGGAATAGTAGAGGATGATAATGCAGGAAGCAAAGTTTTGCAGCAGCGTGCACATAACGAGGCTCCAGACACCATATCCCATGAATGCCATCACCAGACTGACTGCATTGCTGAAAACAACCGATATAAACTCCGCAAGCGATATTTTTTTGAATTCAAGATTTCTTGCCAGCAGGCTATTCGGTATTCCCTTTACGGCCATGAGGAAGGTTACAATACTTAAGGCCCGAATTATATGGATAAGCTCCTGATTGCCGAAAAACAGGGCGATGATTTTGGCAAGGAACCAGGTGGCGAAACACAGGCACAATCCGAAGGTCAATGAAAACCAGAATGCGCAGTTGATATCCTCGATGGTCAGATTTTTTTTCTGGATCACGGTTTCGCCCATGCACAGATCGTATACGATAACGATGACCGCTTCGTATACCAGGGCCATGTTCATCAATCCAAAATCGTTCGGGGAGAGCAACCGAAGCCAGGCCAGGGTCACGAGCCATGAAAACAGTTGTCCAAAAAATTTGGCGGCTCCAATCCAGAATACACTTTTAACGGCCTTTTCGGCTAAATCCCGCATGTCAGAATTTCGAGCTCCCCGGAAAAATTTACGCTTGGTTGAGTGTCTATAAATATCCTGTGCCAAAGCTCCAGAGTGATGAGCGATATAATCGCTGCCTCCGAACCCGATGCGTAATCGGTACGGCCTGACACAAAGTCTTCAACCATTTTGGTTATAAATTTCCTGCTGAAATAGCCACGGTTTAAGGTTCGGGAATCCAGGAGTATATCCCTCACATAATGAGGTATCTTCCTGATAAGCCATTCCTGAATTGGCATGGCAAATCCCTGTTTCTTCTTTTTCAGAGTATATTCCGGAAGCAGGGGCCGCAAAGCTTCCTTCATGAGGTATTTTCCAGCGCTGCCCCTGATCTTTAAATCCGTTGGGATGGTAAGGATAAACTCTACCAGTTCGAGATCATGAAAGGGACTTATGGCATTGAGGCCATGAGCCATGGTCATCCGTTCCACCTTGACCATGAGATCATCCGGAGCATAGGAAATCATGTCGAAGTAAAGAATTTTATTCAAAAGGTCCTGATCCGAAACATGCTCATAGATAGAGCGGGCTATGGAAAGGGGATTGTTTTGGGCATTGATCTTCAGCATGTCAGCGCTGTAGAGACATTGTTTGAGCAGCTCCGGGATCGGCATATCCAGGATTACCCGCTGTTCCTCGATCGGATGGGTCTGCCGGTAAACCATTCTCTTGGTCCTGTCCAGCAATGAGTTGCTGCCCGCGGACAAGGTCATGCCTGTCAGCATCCGGTTTACGCTTTTGCATTTGAGAAGCCGGAACGGCAGGCAGTCATGCTGTAAGCTGCGGAGGGCTTTAAAATGGTGACCCGATCCGCCAAGAAGCTGGTCCGGAAAGTCGCCGGTTAAAACATCGCTTCCCTGTTCCCTGGCAAGTTGAGCGGCAAAATAGGATGGGATAGCCGAGGTATCGGCAAAAGGTGCATCGTGGTGATAGACTAACTTTTCCAGCAGTGAATGAAAGTTATCATCAAAATCAACCAGAATTGTATAGTGGTCAAGGCCGAAATAGTCAGCGACCACTTTGGCGTCATTTATTTCATTATACCGTTCTTCCTTGAATCCTGCGGTAAATACCTTGAACGGCTGCCTCCCTTTGAGCTCATACATGACAGCGGCAACTGCACTCGTATCGAGTCCGCCACTCAGGAAAGCTCCGGCATCCGGGTATTTCCTCAAGCGTCTTGATACTGCATTTTTGAAGGTCTCAAGGAATTTTTCCCGATAATGGTTTTCCGGTGTATCCTGGCCATTCAACCGGTATTTGATTTCCCAGTATGATTTTTCACTGATATTTCCATCTTTGCAGACGAGTATATGCCCCGGTTTCACCTGGTAGATTGATTCAAATAACGTGTCCGGGTTTGGAACATATCCATAGGAGAGAAAATTATTCAGACTCCGTAAACTGACTGATTTTTCAAAGTCCTCACAGGTAAGAATTGCCTTGATTTCTGAAGCGAATATCATGGCATTTTTCAATCTGGAATAAAAAAGAGGCTTATAACCCAACCGATCCCTGATGAGTAATAATTGAGGTATACTCTCATCCCAGACGGCAATGGCGTATGAGCCGTCGATTTTCTCTCCAAAATTAACTCCGTATTTGCTGTAGAGCTGGAGGATAAGATCAGCGTTCGAAAGAGAACCAGGATCGAAGCTCTGGTCGCGTACGCTGAAGATATCACCATCTATCACCGCCAACAGCCTCTTCGAATTGTCATAAACATACTCTTTGAGATATCCATGCGGTTGGTGAGACCTGACGCCAAAAGCCCCCCAGCCTTTCAAAGACTGCACCTTGCAGTCTGCTCCCCGGTGTTGCATCGCAGCAACCATCCGGGAAAGTAACTCCTCCCCTGTACCTGGTGCCTCAGCGGACCAATAGGTAATGCCGGCTATTCCACCCATGAGGATATCCTTTGTGTTACTTGTTTTGACATATCAGTGATCATCAGGGCAAGGGAAATAAGGAATGGCAGGGGATCCTTTCTATCCCAGACCGCGTAATTGATGTTCCCGCCCAATTTATGAAGTATATCCCCCGGTTTTTTTCTCCGGGTGAACAATTCGCTGGTGAAATGCTTGATAAAGCCATCTTCGGCAATCCAGGTAGCTGGCTGATATTTTGAGGAGGAGGATGGAGGCCTGCCTTTGCCAGTGAGGTCAGAGTAGGCGACCAGAGGGAGGTTGATGCCAAAGCTTCCACTCAGCCGGTGCTGGTCCCAGAACCGGGGATTTATTTCAATCAGGTAATAGATTCCGGTGGCAGGGTCCCTTTTGTACTCAATTTCCGATGTGCCGGTAAATCCGATAAATTTTAACAGGCGTTTGCTGCATTCAGTGATTTCATTATTAACAGCGCTTTGAACAACAATCCCGGTACCGAACCTCTCCGGTCTCTGGATTCTCTTTCGGGTATTGAAAGAAACCAGAACATGAGAATGCCGGTCACAATAGGAACAAAAGGTATAAATATCGTCATCCGCACCCTCGATATATTCCTGCAGCAATACCGTAGGATTGATGTGCTTGAATCTATTGTATTCCCGCCAAAGAGTTTTCTCGGATGGGCAATAAATCGCTTTCCTTTTTACAATCTTCCAAATTCTGTCTTTTCTCCAGTCAGCCGCACGAAGAGGTTTTATGATAACCGGGTAGTCAATTTGAGAGCTTATTGAACCTAATTCATCCTCTCTGCCAATTACATATGTTTTCGGTGTAGTGACATTGCACCTTTTGGCAGCTTCAAACAATTTCCACTTATCCATGACCGTATTCAGGGTGTTCTTTTCCGGCAGGGCAATGATAAAATAGGGTTCGAGTTTTTCCCGGTACCTGTTGAGGAAAAGAATATCATGGTCTCTGGTGGGGAAGATGACCGGCTTTTGGGTTTCTCTTTGAGCAAGGGCTATCAGAAACTGAGAGAGCCTCTCCGGTTCGGCCTGAGAATCCGGAGAATGGAAAAAATTAACATATCTGCTATAATTACCGCATGCCCATCTTTTCGATCCTATTCCGAAAACCTTTATCCCTGTTTCGGCAAAAGATCTGGCGATGCCAAGTCCCGTATATGCTAAGTTGAGTATGAATACC includes:
- a CDS encoding M64 family metallopeptidase, encoding MSSKLKSYLLLICLLIAALSISACLYDNQGVTKIVDNGDPSTHIDLTFIGSGFTSNEMQTYEAKVAENLSRILTVNWFVNNYAKFNVWMIDANSPVSGQDLDQAKINSLAAQTPCDILIVLHNYDGQESYGQSSVHLYKYSSSYVVLAHELGHVIGKLDDEYHTPATAWKCDGLSKRTLNIHDQPSNEKWSDLIDTPPYEGARYCEAGLFRPSENSIMRDSAHSTYFDAVGYKAMDLGAGKILGTIESDPPSLDIFGVESGDTKSGNLNIEAITHDESGIERVEFYWSKEGETSKSIKIARTPSYSLFIDTTRYENGRYYLDTYSYDKNWNYTRLTTAFTIANNPDDPGNPGDPGGHEDPGDPPVAGLHVPITVHEALTQDSDYCARTGKIRTMPGMDRINEPLTVGIPLAEDSGITDIAQLGLRGANIQQFRPLAYWPNGNLKWVLVDTQISVPKDYLAVINLVEGTGNSGGSALAADNGDYIIIDTGPAQFRLKKRNFNLFDEVVVNGKRLVLPNNSGGLSMVGYENRTYTLLDGTTHTLKMNETYDSKNDADSGAVIEENGPVRAVVKAMGSFKDTLGNRLMDYTIRFHFYKNKSYVKTYVIMRHGKEEKHINESGKYSQMPRIFSQMQLSIPLNLGDRPKFEFATRDSIVSGTIDNTASLFQAFSEAHRRSTVENDKLDATTSWPHPPMERAAGDVGTNYIQRGLELKNGSATLNPLGDSSHWTRGFAEIKDQSNIGLSIAMKYMSSYWPSSITFTSQGNVEVGVFSRYNSKKDIVMGWGTHETREILFDFHTDPIDNLTALYRIEQPLVGRASINYYGKTKALFGQEGLVSATAMDDWFLRNFGQPRYGIPKDEWSHCNNGVLVWRTFWYSGVQGTDVPACSLFTFLKNGAGGRYMGGLQKTLFNTDSAIRRTDDFDYSKSIIKSDYRYAIVETDAYNAGGGQNHFDYYSHNHWWAMPLYYYLTGNEEIKEAIHDYLEEFIKKGPIRLKDGDTRSNSRYYSTIALGFEFSQDERLKSILESMTDMLLDSRDENSKPGRNPERGYVWEWPNEENPHLRFFFISIHPDAVWQGLRVLKTCDTTYPRSEELEDYLLGVSQCIYHELYFDEPGGTDFGYLNRYLIHSANQWVDGEMGKFDSSRAMWFAYLKTGDVKYLERGKKLLAFGGGLNAATPYPAQDLMYADLYGLNTWHYLDNLEVVNNGNNNYALTWTVPDGAVSYQIKFSDKPIVDWLGFNQATREFQYDPASFTAFFAAANIDNEPQPDQPGSKQSCTIDIPGVISSYNTSRNLEPNNPSFITYDPDKTYYFAMKYFAQ
- a CDS encoding lipopolysaccharide biosynthesis protein produces the protein MRDLAEKAVKSVFWIGAAKFFGQLFSWLVTLAWLRLLSPNDFGLMNMALVYEAVIVIVYDLCMGETVIQKKNLTIEDINCAFWFSLTFGLCLCFATWFLAKIIALFFGNQELIHIIRALSIVTFLMAVKGIPNSLLARNLEFKKISLAEFISVVFSNAVSLVMAFMGYGVWSLVMCTLLQNFASCIIILYYSRWKPQLYFSFSRIYNLLRFGIPITGHHLLNYVCQKSDSIIIGKFLGEKSLGYYGVAMDFSRIAIDKVIVIVNKVTYPVFTKVQDSREDLQHYFLKLTYFISIFSLPILLGMSAISEEIFVIVMTPKWLPSLPVFRVFCLLGIAYSYTGVLLTVLKSVGKTRQLFTYSLLCATLLPLAFLATIQYGLLAVALSWLIIYPLEFSYLLYHVLKEVDVSFSRFFKVVSMPLIGSLLMFIFITLIKTALFKDTVSILSMSTYILIGAAFYVLYISIFSRDILDDVKNIIGKVRAKTPLADCSD
- the asnB gene encoding asparagine synthase (glutamine-hydrolyzing) — encoded protein: MGGIAGITYWSAEAPGTGEELLSRMVAAMQHRGADCKVQSLKGWGAFGVRSHQPHGYLKEYVYDNSKRLLAVIDGDIFSVRDQSFDPGSLSNADLILQLYSKYGVNFGEKIDGSYAIAVWDESIPQLLLIRDRLGYKPLFYSRLKNAMIFASEIKAILTCEDFEKSVSLRSLNNFLSYGYVPNPDTLFESIYQVKPGHILVCKDGNISEKSYWEIKYRLNGQDTPENHYREKFLETFKNAVSRRLRKYPDAGAFLSGGLDTSAVAAVMYELKGRQPFKVFTAGFKEERYNEINDAKVVADYFGLDHYTILVDFDDNFHSLLEKLVYHHDAPFADTSAIPSYFAAQLAREQGSDVLTGDFPDQLLGGSGHHFKALRSLQHDCLPFRLLKCKSVNRMLTGMTLSAGSNSLLDRTKRMVYRQTHPIEEQRVILDMPIPELLKQCLYSADMLKINAQNNPLSIARSIYEHVSDQDLLNKILYFDMISYAPDDLMVKVERMTMAHGLNAISPFHDLELVEFILTIPTDLKIRGSAGKYLMKEALRPLLPEYTLKKKKQGFAMPIQEWLIRKIPHYVRDILLDSRTLNRGYFSRKFITKMVEDFVSGRTDYASGSEAAIISLITLELWHRIFIDTQPSVNFSGELEILTCGI
- a CDS encoding ATP-grasp domain-containing protein produces the protein MNPKLKIDFDTEVDLDSRGFPSVFILNLAYTGLGIARSFAETGIKVFGIGSKRWACGNYSRYVNFFHSPDSQAEPERLSQFLIALAQRETQKPVIFPTRDHDILFLNRYREKLEPYFIIALPEKNTLNTVMDKWKLFEAAKRCNVTTPKTYVIGREDELGSISSQIDYPVIIKPLRAADWRKDRIWKIVKRKAIYCPSEKTLWREYNRFKHINPTVLLQEYIEGADDDIYTFCSYCDRHSHVLVSFNTRKRIQRPERFGTGIVVQSAVNNEITECSKRLLKFIGFTGTSEIEYKRDPATGIYYLIEINPRFWDQHRLSGSFGINLPLVAYSDLTGKGRPPSSSSKYQPATWIAEDGFIKHFTSELFTRRKKPGDILHKLGGNINYAVWDRKDPLPFLISLALMITDMSKQVTQRISSWVE